A single window of Lutzomyia longipalpis isolate SR_M1_2022 chromosome 1, ASM2433408v1 DNA harbors:
- the LOC129786303 gene encoding cell cycle checkpoint control protein RAD9A, translated as MKCSMHGSNARVLHKVIQNLAKIGSDLYLEAMASGLSLRAANSIHSSFMKVHFSQSFFIEYHQQIVPSSESNETKCRVSLKSLLSVFRNIKQVEVCILRLDHDKDMLTIRLRCAEEKVRMMYVPILEQETLDAVMQRDMPSSLVCSASLFTNITNSLQAEAEITMDVSNDKIILKNYIDDRIVDKTVVRTRFTLHPEEFQEYSIAQETRLTFCLRSFRAILALGEALGASSNIKLDFDSEGDPMLCTVNEDPIEGCLLLSTLAREMYENSMATTYDEAVHSEILPNDSSMRKSQNKRQKSPSLEKQFKSPVPPKRPRPEKPCPELMTKSQIENADTLVDSQQNSLCGGSQNVNRSVAVINSPPNQQPCSSRNANKSPSLIILDGDNHPQPENLQHITKDTRDDAQSSGSSVNIIFQRESESTENSYRRTVDIDDPDVVPASPPREEDLQRMRTRKIFRRCFEPTFHFSRRIEKNQILAENSDSD; from the exons ATGAAGTGCTCCATGCATGGATCAAATGCGAGAG TGCTCCATAAAGTCATACAAAACCTGGCAAAGATCGGAAGTGATTTGTACCTGGAAGCAATGGCATCTGGTTTGTCCTTGCGTGCTGCTAACTCCATTCACTCCTCATTTATGAAGGTGCACTTCTCCCAGAGCTTCTTCATTGAGTATCATCAGCAAATAGTTCCCTCGTCCGAAAGCAACGAAACAAAATGCCGAGTCTCCCTGAAATCCCTGCTGTCTGTGTTCAGGAATATAAAGCAAGTAGAGGTATGTATTTTAAGGCTGGACCATGACAAAGACATGCTCACCATCCGCTTGAGATGCGCTGAGGAAAAGGTGCGAATGATGTACGTGCCAATTTTGGAGCAGGAGACTCTGGATGCTGTTATGCAGAGAGACATGCCTAGTTCTTTGGTCTGTTCAGCGAGTCTCTTCACAAATATCACAAATAGCCTTCAGGCAGAGGCAGAAATCACAATGGATGTgtcaaatgataaaattattctaaagaaTTACATTGATGACAGGATTGTTGATAAGACTGTGGTGCGAACCAGGTTTACCCTTCATCCGGAAGAATTCCAGGAGTACAGTATTGCACAGGAGACAAGACTCACCTTCTGTCTGAGGAGTTTTCGAGCAATCCTAGCACTTGGGGAAGCTTTGGGAGCAAGTTCGAATATCAAATTGGATTTTGACTCAGAAGGTGATCCAATGCTGTGCACTGTAAATGAGGATCCTATCGAAGGATGTCTTTTGCTATCAACACTGGCACGGGAAATGTACGAGAACTCAATGGCGACAACGTACGATGAGGCTGTTCATTCGGAAATCCTACCCAATGATAGTTCGATGAGAAAATCCCAGAATAAGCGTCAGAAATCTCCATCACTGGAGAAACAGTTCAAATCTCCTGTACCCCCAAAGAGGCCAAGACCTGAGAAACCTTGTCCGGAACTCATGACAAAGAGTCAAATTGAAAATGCTGATACTCTCGTTGATTCTCAGCAAAACTCTTTGTGTGGTGGCTCACAAAATGTAAACAGATCTGTAGCCGTGATCAATTCCCCGCCAAATCAACAACCATGTAGTTCcagaaatgcaaataaatctcCCAGCCTCATTATATTGGACGGTGATAATCATCCACAACCggaaaatttgcaacataTCACGAAAGACACGAGAGATGATGCCCAAAGCTCAGGTTCATCTGTTAACATCATCTTCCAGAGAGAATCAGAAAGCACGGAAAATTCCTATAGAAGGACAGTTGATATCGATGATCCAGATGTTGTACCAGCATCTCCGCCACGAGAGGAGGATCTTCAACGGATGCGTACACGTAAGATTTTCAGGAGATGCTTTGAACCAACCTTTCACTTCTCTCGCAGGATCGAAAAGAATCAGATACTTGCGGAAAATTCAGATAGTGACTGA
- the LOC129786305 gene encoding putative Dol-P-Glc:Glc(2)Man(9)GlcNAc(2)-PP-Dol alpha-1,2-glucosyltransferase, whose product MKKISLWLFGAIGIYFLASLWLFNRVYSTTKLVVDEEFHLRQGLHYCHGNFSVWDPKITTFPGLYILSTLILMPLHLCETYFLRMVSLLVSILNIYWMYEIRKSILPAKELKKSPSWGLALDALSVSLLPPMYFFAFLYYTDIASISATLAMFNYSLKNSHKLAATAGSVAVLMRQTNIVWVGFILGLNVLDKLVAKAPRKKSKKDQKFAYSIHDIFNAVRYYLKKLSSGNIKWFLVIIEQFLPYLVVLVAFLVFLYINGSIVIGDKSAHEATIHLAQIGYFSAFVAFFSSGFVLTQFKEIGQILLKRRYILLLLGIFFLLAVEFNSVVHPYLLADNRHYTFYLWNRILAKPLMKYFAIPVFMFGAGWVLELLEGQSAGFKLGYLVCTAVSVALQSMIEVRYFLIPYLILRLTHTKSFKLSGLAVEFAFNIAVNAATFYIFFTKTFFWSNYTEPQRIMW is encoded by the exons atgaagaaaatatcattGTGGCTTTTTGGTGCgattggaatttatttcctAGCATCCCTTTGGCTCTTTAATCGAGTGTACAGCACAACTAAACTTGTGGTTGATGAGGAATTTCACCTCAGGCAGGGACTTCACTATTGCCATGGGAATTTCTCAGTG tGGGATCCAAAGATTACAACCTTTCCTGGGCTGTACATCCTCTCTACTCTAATCCTGATGCCCCTACACCTCTGTGAGACCTACTTCTTGCGTATGGTGTCTCTCCTAGTATCTATATTGAACATTTACTGGATGTATGAGATTCGGAAGTCAATCTTGCCAGCAAAAGAATTGAAG aaatctCCATCGTGGGGATTGGCACTCGATGCTCTGAGTGTCTCTCTTCTGCCACCAATGTACTTTTTTGCTTTCCTGTACTACACGGATATTGCATCAATAAGTGCCACGCTGGCGATGTTCAACTACTCCCTCAAGAATAGCCACAAGTTAGCTGCTACCGCCGGTTCAGTAGCAGTTCTCATGAGACAGACAAACATCGTATGGGTTGGCTTTATTTTAGGtttaaatgttctagacaAATTAGTGGCCAAAGCACCcagaaagaaatcaaaaaaggatCAAAAGTTTGCATATTCTATCCATGATATTTTCAATGCCGTAAGATATTACTTGAAGAAACTCTCTTCAGGCAACATCAAATGGTTCTTAGTGATTATAGAACAATTCCTTCCGTACCTGGTGGTGTTGGTGGCATTCCTCGTGTTTCTGTACATCAATGGATCTATTGTGATTGGAGATAAGAGTGCTCATGAAGCTACCATTCATCTAGCTCAG attggATACTTTTCAGCTTTTGTTGCATTCTTCAGTAGCGGATTTGTTCTGACGCAATTCAAGGAGATTGGCCAGATTCTCCTAAAGAGACGCTACATTCTCCTACTCTTGgggattttcttccttctagCTGTGGAGTTCAACAGTGTGGTTCATCCGTACTTACTGGCGGACAATCGTCACTACACCTTCTACCTCTGGAACAGAATTCTTGCTAAGCCCCTGATGAAGTACTTTGCCATTCCGGTGTTTATGTTCGGTGCTGGGTGGGTGTTAGAGTTGCTAGAGGGTCAGAGTGCGGGCTTTAAACTTGGTTACTTGGTATGCACGGCTGTTTCAGTGGCGCTTCAGAGTATGATTGAAGTTCGCTACTTTCTAATACCCTACCTTATCCTTCGTCTTACCCACACAAAATCATTCAAACTAAGCGGTCTAGCTgttgaatttgcatttaatattGCCGTCAATGCGGCAACATTCTACATTTTCTTCACGAAAACTTTCTTCTGGAGCAACTACACTGAGCCACAGAGGATTATGTGGTAA
- the LOC129786885 gene encoding E3 SUMO-protein ligase RanBP2-like has product MDMRDKCGMYKINHCTCNWIDQKKKSKRDKNKALIHSKYLVELKMKQKKIDEQNQIFLEILLRAKPKVDTWATEKIPNRYPKPPRELFPNYLMPMGQIPKSKCCRQIFLEFSPDAEAVQTYGRLSVVLFFDLAPKTCRLFVDYITQCSYGKAISVNKIFTDMFLEFRIMDDSLRDPFDKKHASLQHSHAGTLSAMYVQTRLYKYSYMQFVISFKPLPRMDAVGHAFGYVVQGADLLKYFETFGTTRGWMKEKLFLTRCGLEKNK; this is encoded by the exons ATGGATATGCGGGATAAATG TGGAATGTATAAGATAAATCATTGCACTTGCAACTGGAttgatcaaaagaaaaagtcaaagCGAGATAAGAATAAAGCTCTCAtacattcaaaatatttggtTGAGCTTAAGATGAAACAAAAGAAGATCGATGAACAAAATCAAATCTTCCTGGAAATTCTTCTAAGAGCC aaaccaaaagTAGACACGTGGGCGactgagaaaattccaaatagATACCCAAAGCCTCCGAGGGAGCTTTTTCCCAATTATCTCATGCCTATGGGGCAGATTCCGAAGAGCAAATGTTGCAGACAAATTTTCTTGGAGTTCAGTCCGGATGCAGAAGCCGTTCAGACTTACGGGAGATTGTCTGTTGTCCTCTTTTTTGATCTTGCACCAAAAACATGCCGTCTTTTCGTTGACTACATCACCCAGTGCTCATATGGGAAAGCAATCTCCGTCAACAAAATCTTCACAGATATGTTTCTGGAATTTAGAATAATGGATGATTCACTGAGAGATCCCTTCGATAAGAAGCACGCCTCCCTGCAGCACAGCCATGCTGGAACTCTCTCTGCAATGTACGTACAGACGAGACTTTACAAGTATTCCTACATGCAGTTTGTGATCTCCTTCAAACCACTTCCTCGCATGGATGCGGTTGGTCATGCCTTTGGCTATGTTGTCCAAGGAGCTGATCTGCTAAAgtattttgaaacttttggaACAACACGTGGgtggatgaaagaaaaacttttcctaacACGATGTGGAttggaaaagaataaataa